A part of Spirochaetota bacterium genomic DNA contains:
- a CDS encoding ROK family protein, translating to AVGIGSAGAIDKHKGIVITSPNIPWWKNYPLVHTLQQLTGYTIFLENDANCAVFGELWLGNGRHFKNWIMLTLGTGIGGGAVINGVPYTGKAGSAMEFGHTTIDYNGLQCKCGRKGCLECYGSASAVVNFTTSHLSMYPDSTIGARIQHETLTAKLVFEEAQKGDALALYIFNLIGQYLGIGIANFVNIFNPEAVILGGGLSGAHEFFLPQIKKGVQSLALAGMKEDVQYCITTHGDYTAAIGAAKYALDGLR from the coding sequence GCCGTAGGCATAGGCTCGGCAGGCGCTATAGACAAACACAAAGGAATAGTAATTACAAGTCCCAACATCCCATGGTGGAAAAACTACCCCTTAGTACACACACTTCAACAGCTAACTGGTTATACTATATTTTTGGAAAACGATGCTAACTGTGCAGTGTTTGGCGAGTTATGGCTTGGGAATGGCAGGCATTTTAAAAACTGGATAATGCTGACACTGGGTACCGGCATTGGCGGTGGTGCTGTCATCAATGGTGTGCCCTATACCGGAAAAGCTGGTAGTGCAATGGAATTTGGCCACACAACTATTGATTATAATGGCTTACAGTGCAAATGCGGGCGAAAAGGCTGTCTTGAGTGTTATGGTTCAGCAAGCGCTGTTGTGAATTTTACAACAAGTCATTTGAGTATGTATCCAGATTCCACTATTGGTGCGCGTATCCAACACGAAACACTCACTGCTAAACTGGTGTTTGAGGAAGCACAAAAGGGTGATGCATTGGCACTATATATTTTTAATTTAATTGGACAATATTTAGGAATTGGGATTGCAAATTTTGTCAATATATTCAATCCTGAAGCTGTGATTCTTGGAGGGGGGCTATCAGGTGCGCATGAATTCTTTTTGCCACAAATTAAAAAAGGAGTTCAATCCTTAGCGTTAGCAGGTATGAAAGAAGATGTACAATACTGTATTACCACACATGGTGATTATACTGCAGCAATAGGCGCTGCAAAATATGCCTTAGATGGTTTGAGGTAA
- a CDS encoding phosphatase PAP2 family protein yields MFFGNELLFGEETLNHIHLYAGKWLDFVMVAFTQLGNEMFYILVIPFLFWCVNKRVATIVGIAFLLSAAINDIAKFLFFNPRPDPENLAIRIAELNRMYCPKNSPGFPSGHAQNAVVFWGTLAYVLKNRLFTFFSIFLIIAIAYSRLYLGVHFLGDVAGGIMIGTIIFVCTIALIPHYDKIWNIKIFTASIIFVIVPLIISITLTGNEIAKSLGVLSGFTIGFILNKDKSEEIAFSLAPSLVKFFIGLVILLLIKEGLKLIFPTSSIYDFIRYWFIGVWVSYGAPAVFARIPYLSKQLN; encoded by the coding sequence ATGTTTTTTGGCAATGAGTTGCTTTTTGGTGAAGAGACGTTGAATCATATACACCTGTATGCAGGCAAATGGCTTGATTTTGTTATGGTAGCATTTACCCAGCTTGGAAATGAAATGTTTTATATACTTGTCATACCATTTTTATTTTGGTGCGTCAACAAACGTGTTGCCACCATTGTTGGTATTGCTTTTTTGCTTTCCGCTGCTATTAACGACATCGCAAAGTTTTTGTTCTTCAATCCACGGCCAGATCCTGAAAACCTGGCTATACGTATAGCTGAGCTAAATCGCATGTACTGCCCAAAAAATAGTCCTGGCTTTCCTAGCGGTCATGCACAAAATGCAGTGGTTTTTTGGGGAACACTTGCGTATGTGCTAAAAAACAGACTGTTTACCTTTTTTTCTATATTTTTGATAATTGCAATTGCATATTCACGCCTGTACTTAGGTGTACATTTTTTGGGTGATGTTGCTGGCGGTATAATGATAGGAACTATTATTTTTGTTTGTACAATTGCTTTGATTCCTCACTATGACAAAATCTGGAACATAAAAATATTTACAGCATCAATTATATTTGTTATAGTACCCCTCATCATATCTATAACTCTAACCGGAAATGAGATTGCCAAATCGCTTGGTGTGTTATCGGGTTTTACAATTGGATTTATTCTTAATAAAGACAAATCAGAAGAAATTGCCTTTTCACTAGCACCCTCATTGGTAAAATTTTTTATTGGCCTGGTAATTCTTTTACTCATCAAAGAAGGTTTAAAATTAATATTTCCCACCAGTAGCATATACGATTTTATTCGTTACTGGTTCATAGGGGTATGGGTGTCGTATGGCGCACCTGCAGTATTTGCACGCATCCCCTACTTATCTAAGCAATTAAATTAA
- the pheS gene encoding phenylalanine--tRNA ligase subunit alpha: MYMKKKLQDLYEQTVALIEKATTIDELEQIRVKVLGRKGDLTQILRSLGTLPQEERVEIGKLSNELKEKIENILETRKDQLTQQHINKLIMEDWLDVTLTMPGTLRKYERGHLHPISQIQYEIEDIFTSMGFEILDGPEVETDYYNFEALNIPPYHPARDMQDTFWTEDGNLLRTHTSAIQVRGMERLKPPFRVIGPGRVFRYESIDASHENTFYQVEGMMVDRDISVAHLIYFMKTLLKEIFRKETTIRLRPGYFPFVEPGFELDIHCLICGGKGCSVCKYSGWVELLPCGLVHPNVLRYGNIDPDEWSGFAFGLGLNRLVMMRYGINDIRHFLSGDIRFLYQF; the protein is encoded by the coding sequence ATGTATATGAAAAAAAAGCTTCAAGACCTCTACGAACAAACTGTAGCCTTAATTGAGAAAGCCACAACCATCGATGAACTGGAGCAGATAAGAGTTAAAGTATTAGGCCGTAAAGGTGACCTCACTCAGATTTTGCGATCACTGGGTACGTTGCCTCAGGAAGAACGCGTTGAAATTGGCAAATTGTCCAACGAACTGAAAGAAAAAATTGAAAATATACTTGAAACCCGTAAAGACCAATTAACCCAACAGCATATAAACAAACTCATAATGGAAGATTGGCTGGATGTAACGCTGACCATGCCTGGCACATTAAGAAAATATGAACGAGGGCATTTACATCCCATTTCGCAAATTCAGTACGAAATTGAAGATATTTTCACTTCAATGGGCTTTGAGATACTTGATGGACCCGAAGTAGAAACCGATTACTATAATTTTGAAGCACTCAACATACCACCCTACCACCCTGCCCGCGACATGCAGGATACATTTTGGACCGAAGATGGCAACCTTCTGCGTACACATACATCAGCTATTCAGGTAAGGGGTATGGAGCGCCTCAAACCGCCTTTTAGGGTTATTGGTCCTGGCAGGGTTTTCCGCTATGAAAGCATTGATGCGTCACATGAAAATACATTCTACCAGGTTGAAGGCATGATGGTGGATAGGGATATTTCTGTAGCCCATCTTATTTATTTTATGAAAACATTACTCAAAGAGATATTCCGCAAAGAAACCACCATTCGTCTGCGCCCTGGATACTTCCCGTTTGTTGAACCTGGATTTGAACTGGATATCCATTGCCTTATTTGCGGGGGTAAAGGCTGCAGCGTGTGCAAATATTCAGGTTGGGTTGAGTTACTGCCCTGTGGCTTGGTACATCCCAATGTACTGCGCTATGGCAATATTGACCCTGATGAGTGGTCAGGATTTGCTTTTGGATTGGGTTTGAACCGCCTGGTCATGATGCGTTATGGCATCAATGATATTAGACATTTCTTAAGCGGAGATATTCGCTTCCTCTATCAATTTTAG
- the pheT gene encoding phenylalanine--tRNA ligase subunit beta, producing MWISLNIIQDMVDIKDIPVTDIANRLTMSTAEIDSIEYSHQLLKNIYTAKLIEVNKHPNADKLTVCKVDTGKGILQVVCGAPNHKAGDIVALAPVGTKFTDTFTVTKTKLRGVESEGMLCSERELGLSDDHSGIMVFPENTPIGVSLATLFPEKIDVRLEIDNKSITHRPDLWSHTGFAREIAALFKRPFKYPVNYDIAKDFKSMETLIVTIKNPEGAPRYCGLVVNNITIKESPDWLKARVEAIGMRPINNIVDITNYVMAELGEPMHAFDRAKLRGNEIIVRFAKDGEHLMTLDGQEHILTSEDIVIADSGGAIALAGVMGGGNSEIEDTTTSIVLEAANFNPVYIRRTANRYNLRTEAAIRFEKSLDPELCPAAIIRCYELIKMLCPQAQAATPIIDTYPVPAKPVRIHTSTEFIRKKLGHTIDDKTIESILSSLDFKITRHNNDLTIDVPSYRATKDISIPDDIVEEIGRIYGYDNIPEQPPLVPCAPPSRNIKRTFERDIKSILVNDFHMTEVSNYSFVGEALLNKLQLNEDKELKLKNPLSKEQDRLRRSLIPNLIVNITTNQRFFDDFRIFELGRVYLKEDRLSNDLATENTRVSGVIYSKKPQYPVFYDAKACCIGIFEKTLRNNYILKPKIDNLPPYAHPARSLELVISNKPVALICELHPKTANEFEIKGNVALFDIDVDLLLSLPKQDIVFKELPKFPDVPFDISILTDEKEYAATLVDMLYKADKEHIADIEVISVYNQPPIPQGKKSVSFRITFRAKDHTLSPEEVDSLQKKVISFVEKSGYKLR from the coding sequence ATGTGGATTTCATTAAACATTATTCAAGACATGGTTGATATTAAAGATATTCCTGTAACGGACATTGCCAACCGATTAACGATGTCAACTGCTGAGATTGATTCAATAGAGTACTCACATCAACTATTAAAAAATATTTATACTGCTAAACTTATTGAAGTTAATAAACACCCCAACGCCGATAAACTCACTGTGTGCAAAGTTGATACGGGCAAGGGCATTTTGCAGGTGGTATGCGGCGCACCAAACCATAAAGCTGGTGATATTGTTGCGCTAGCACCCGTAGGCACAAAGTTTACCGATACATTTACAGTAACCAAAACCAAACTCCGCGGAGTTGAATCCGAAGGGATGCTGTGCTCCGAACGCGAACTAGGATTATCAGATGACCATTCTGGAATTATGGTATTCCCTGAAAATACACCAATTGGTGTAAGCCTGGCCACATTGTTCCCTGAAAAGATAGATGTTCGATTAGAAATTGACAACAAATCAATTACTCACCGGCCAGATTTATGGAGCCATACAGGATTTGCACGTGAAATAGCTGCACTGTTTAAAAGACCCTTCAAATATCCAGTTAATTATGACATTGCTAAAGATTTTAAATCAATGGAAACGCTTATTGTTACTATAAAAAACCCAGAAGGTGCGCCGCGTTATTGTGGTCTTGTTGTTAATAATATCACCATTAAAGAATCCCCCGACTGGCTCAAAGCGCGTGTAGAAGCAATTGGCATGCGCCCAATAAACAATATTGTAGATATAACCAACTACGTTATGGCTGAATTAGGCGAGCCTATGCACGCGTTTGACCGTGCTAAACTTAGAGGCAATGAAATCATTGTACGGTTTGCCAAAGATGGCGAACATCTCATGACGCTGGATGGGCAGGAACATATATTAACTTCAGAAGATATTGTGATAGCCGACAGCGGCGGTGCTATCGCACTTGCTGGTGTAATGGGTGGTGGCAACAGCGAAATTGAAGATACCACAACATCTATAGTCCTTGAAGCTGCTAACTTTAATCCAGTATATATTCGAAGGACAGCAAACAGATATAACCTTAGAACCGAAGCTGCTATACGTTTTGAGAAATCACTTGATCCAGAATTGTGTCCTGCAGCAATTATACGTTGCTATGAATTGATTAAAATGCTGTGTCCCCAAGCCCAAGCAGCAACTCCTATAATAGACACCTACCCTGTACCTGCAAAGCCAGTGCGCATACATACTTCTACTGAATTTATCAGAAAAAAATTAGGTCATACCATAGATGACAAAACAATAGAATCTATTTTATCTTCACTGGATTTCAAAATAACCAGACACAATAATGATTTAACTATAGATGTTCCTAGTTATAGAGCAACAAAAGACATCTCCATACCAGATGATATTGTTGAAGAAATTGGCAGAATATACGGATACGATAACATTCCGGAGCAACCACCTTTAGTACCATGTGCCCCACCCTCACGTAACATCAAACGTACCTTTGAAAGGGATATAAAATCTATACTTGTCAACGATTTTCATATGACCGAAGTGAGCAATTATTCTTTTGTTGGCGAAGCATTGCTCAATAAATTGCAACTAAATGAAGATAAAGAACTTAAATTAAAAAATCCTTTGTCAAAAGAGCAGGACAGACTACGAAGAAGCCTGATTCCTAATTTAATTGTAAACATTACAACAAACCAGCGTTTCTTTGATGATTTTAGAATATTTGAATTAGGGAGAGTCTATCTAAAAGAAGACAGGCTATCAAATGATTTAGCCACCGAAAATACAAGGGTTTCCGGGGTTATATATTCTAAAAAACCACAATACCCTGTTTTTTATGATGCAAAAGCATGCTGTATTGGTATTTTTGAAAAAACCTTAAGAAACAATTACATTCTAAAACCAAAAATCGACAATTTGCCACCATATGCACATCCCGCACGTTCCCTGGAATTGGTAATCTCAAATAAACCTGTTGCTCTTATTTGCGAACTTCATCCCAAAACAGCAAATGAGTTTGAAATTAAGGGCAATGTTGCACTCTTTGATATTGATGTTGACCTGCTATTATCACTACCCAAACAGGATATAGTGTTCAAAGAATTACCAAAATTCCCAGATGTGCCTTTTGATATATCAATACTTACTGATGAAAAAGAATATGCGGCCACATTGGTGGATATGTTGTATAAAGCTGATAAAGAACATATCGCTGATATTGAGGTTATCTCAGTCTATAATCAACCACCAATCCCACAGGGGAAAAAATCCGTATCATTTAGGATAACATTCAGAGCCAAAGACCACACTTTATCACCGGAAGAAGTTGATAGTTTGCAGAAAAAAGTTATTTCGTTTGTAGAAAAGAGTGGATATAAACTGAGATAG
- a CDS encoding UPF0182 family protein — MNKKFLVVLTIFIIGYILIYSIGNFYIDYRWFSIYNHLDIFWILFFSKFNVQTLFWGAFIGLFILNFLLIRVLGGKGRIFTKNILDRIKIPGFGTTRNLLVVLLAAAVLIVGFFMGLWASTYWKEYLMYKNSVSFAGFPADPLFNKDIGFYVFTLPFYKFMFRWLLVSLTIIAVFSFFFHILNNGIFTQNGKLEFSRFARAHLSSLSALIVLLIAAGYRLLSYDLLFNNRAKFFGAGYTDVHAKLLAYDICIVISIVAAILLFANIITKSFKLPIIVLITLLPAYFIFGAVFPALQQRFVVDPNELEKESPYIKYNIEFTRLAFGLNAIKDMPFENALTLTYNDLEKNKDVVNNIRLWDWRPLKQTYKQLQGLKPYYDFIDVDIVRYTINNQKIALNISARELDNSKLTVSKNSWLNNHLIFTHGYGVVASRVDRITPEGLPELVLYDIPPKYKIQIPIEIPQIYYGEHNNSYIITNTRVTPGEFDYPYGDENKYTLYTGTGGDVLDSFVKRAMYAIAFGDFNILISNVVTNTSRIHFRRNITEMIEAITPFLYFDSDPYVVVAGGRIYWIIDGYTYSNAFPYSTPVQLSNGESINYIRNSVKIVIDAYNGSIKYYIADYNDPIIKAYSKIFKNLFLPLDQMSPELQAHLRYPEGLFNIQAQQLLRYHMTNINVFYNNEDLWDIPQQIYENEKEYMHSYYLVTALPGEKTTEFVIILPFTPAKKDNMIAFLVARCDMPHYGQLLLYTLPKDKLNFGPMQIEARINQDAEISKQLTLWSQRGSRVIRGNILVVPIKDSILFVEPLYLKAETSEMPELKRVIVSYRDKIVMEENLSLALSRLFTEGGGINLEYSSEYGLKDLINKAYMHFIQAEEYQRQGNWAKYGEELKKLKEALTALRSSK; from the coding sequence ATGAATAAAAAGTTTTTAGTAGTGCTCACAATATTTATAATTGGATATATTCTGATTTATTCAATAGGTAATTTTTATATTGATTACCGTTGGTTTTCTATATATAACCATCTTGATATATTCTGGATTCTTTTCTTCTCAAAGTTCAATGTACAAACTCTTTTCTGGGGTGCGTTCATTGGGTTGTTCATATTGAATTTTTTGCTTATAAGGGTATTGGGAGGCAAAGGCAGAATTTTTACTAAAAATATTTTAGATAGAATAAAAATTCCTGGATTTGGAACAACCCGTAATCTTTTAGTTGTGTTGCTGGCAGCAGCTGTGTTAATTGTTGGTTTTTTTATGGGTTTGTGGGCTTCCACGTACTGGAAGGAATATTTAATGTATAAAAATTCCGTATCCTTTGCTGGCTTCCCGGCTGATCCATTATTTAATAAAGATATTGGTTTTTATGTCTTTACTCTGCCTTTCTATAAATTTATGTTCAGATGGCTTCTTGTTTCACTGACAATTATAGCAGTATTCTCATTCTTTTTTCATATATTGAATAATGGTATATTTACACAGAATGGTAAACTAGAGTTTTCCCGTTTTGCCAGGGCACATCTATCATCACTTTCAGCTTTAATTGTACTATTGATAGCAGCCGGCTATCGCTTGCTGTCGTATGATTTATTATTTAATAATAGAGCAAAGTTTTTTGGTGCAGGGTATACAGATGTTCATGCCAAATTGCTTGCGTATGATATCTGTATAGTTATATCCATTGTTGCTGCCATTTTGCTTTTTGCTAATATTATCACCAAAAGCTTTAAATTACCAATTATAGTATTAATAACGCTGCTACCAGCATATTTTATATTTGGAGCTGTTTTTCCTGCATTGCAGCAACGTTTTGTTGTTGATCCAAATGAACTGGAAAAAGAATCACCATATATCAAATATAATATTGAATTTACACGATTAGCATTTGGGCTCAATGCAATTAAGGACATGCCGTTTGAGAATGCACTGACACTCACATACAATGATCTAGAAAAAAATAAAGATGTGGTGAACAATATTCGATTATGGGACTGGCGCCCCTTAAAGCAGACATATAAGCAATTGCAGGGATTAAAACCATATTATGATTTTATTGATGTGGATATTGTTCGATATACTATAAATAATCAGAAAATTGCCCTTAATATATCTGCACGCGAATTGGATAACAGCAAATTAACTGTATCAAAGAACTCATGGCTTAATAACCATCTTATATTTACACATGGATATGGCGTTGTTGCCAGCAGAGTTGATAGGATTACCCCAGAAGGGTTGCCTGAGCTTGTACTCTATGATATACCTCCTAAATATAAAATTCAAATCCCTATTGAAATACCCCAGATATATTATGGTGAGCATAACAACTCATATATCATAACAAATACACGTGTTACTCCTGGTGAGTTTGATTATCCTTATGGGGATGAAAACAAATATACTCTGTATACCGGTACAGGCGGGGATGTGCTTGATTCATTTGTTAAACGTGCAATGTATGCGATAGCATTTGGCGATTTTAATATATTAATATCAAATGTCGTAACCAATACAAGCCGCATCCATTTCAGAAGAAATATAACTGAAATGATAGAGGCTATAACACCATTTTTATATTTTGATTCGGATCCTTATGTTGTTGTTGCTGGTGGTAGAATTTATTGGATTATAGATGGATATACGTATTCAAATGCTTTTCCGTATTCAACACCTGTACAGTTATCTAATGGCGAATCAATAAATTATATTCGTAATTCTGTAAAAATTGTCATTGATGCATATAATGGAAGCATCAAATACTATATTGCTGACTATAATGATCCAATAATAAAAGCTTATTCAAAAATATTTAAAAATTTATTTCTTCCACTTGATCAGATGTCACCAGAACTGCAAGCTCATCTTCGCTATCCTGAAGGATTGTTTAATATTCAGGCTCAGCAACTGTTGCGCTATCACATGACAAATATCAATGTATTTTATAATAATGAAGACCTGTGGGATATTCCACAGCAGATATATGAAAATGAAAAAGAATATATGCATAGCTATTATCTGGTTACGGCATTGCCTGGAGAAAAAACAACTGAATTTGTAATAATATTGCCTTTTACTCCCGCAAAGAAAGATAACATGATAGCGTTTCTAGTAGCCCGCTGTGATATGCCTCATTATGGGCAATTACTGCTATATACGTTACCTAAAGATAAGCTTAATTTTGGCCCCATGCAGATAGAAGCTCGTATAAATCAGGATGCTGAAATATCAAAACAGTTAACATTGTGGAGCCAGAGGGGTTCGCGTGTTATACGCGGCAATATACTGGTTGTACCAATAAAAGATTCAATACTTTTTGTAGAACCATTATACCTTAAAGCTGAAACAAGTGAAATGCCTGAGCTAAAGAGAGTTATTGTCTCGTATAGAGATAAAATTGTTATGGAAGAAAATCTTTCGCTGGCACTTTCACGGTTATTTACAGAGGGGGGTGGAATAAATTTAGAATATTCATCTGAGTATGGATTAAAGGATTTAATTAATAAAGCGTATATGCATTTCATACAGGCCGAAGAATATCAACGTCAGGGAAACTGGGCCAAATACGGTGAAGAATTGAAAAAGTTGAAGGAAGCACTCACAGCATTACGAAGCAGCAAGTAA